The Natrinema sp. DC36 genome includes the window GACCGAAAACAATCGTCCTGAAGATTATCGAGTGACTTCCTAAGCGAATTACAGTGTCGGCAGATGTGAATATTTCACATCTCATTCATAGTGTGATTAGAATCTTCTTGATGTAGGGGTCTTTGAGCGTAATTCCACGCTACAATTTTCTGAAAAGGGGATCGTTTAGTGTTCGCGACCGCACCGTCCTCACATCCCAGCGAACATATCAAACAAGTACATCTGCGACAAGTATGTAGTCCTGTGGATCTTCAGAGAAATATTCGAGGACCGCTCGTCTAGCGCACAATCCATCAAGTGGGTTCCGATTTATTACGGTTCCGAGGAATGACTTGCAGGGGGGTCGTCTTGTGAGTCGTTTCCGGTGAGATAAACCTCGTTTTCAGCGTCGTACTCCTCATCGAGGTACGCTTTTCCTCGGTCGGTGATTGTGTAGACACCATTCCCGAGAGGAGTGAGCAATCCGTGCTCTGCGAGCTTCTTGCATCGCCGGGATACCGAGGATTGAGAAATTCTAATCCCGTTCCGTTCCGTTCCGTGAGATCCCCCACTCTCCCCGCGTCTTCCTCTCGAATGATCTCGAGGATCCGATCATCCCAGATCGTCATCCATGTCCCAGATTGCCTCATTACTACCCATAACGGTATAGATAGCCCTAACAGCCCGCATTATACTGAATGAGGGTATTTTAGCCATATTTGCCTAACCAATTCATTTATGCAATATTAGCCCGAATGTAGTTGGTAGGAGTAACTAACTCGGCGAGGATGGCTCTCTCCGGGTAGTCACACCGGACGGCGTCCCAGCGCCGTCCGGCAGAAGCTCCGTGATCCAGAATGAATCTCGAGCGTTCCGTGGGACGAAAATCCCACACACGGCAGGAGGTATCGCCAGCACAAAGATTTGGGGTTCCCGCTCCCTGTAACACCCGAGCCCCAACCCCCACTAGCACCGCCTCGACGGCGCGGGAGGTGATCCGAATTGCTCCCTGACCCGCGACCGCCGACGTGGATCCAACTCACCGCCTTCCAGCGCGACTGTCTCGAGGCCGTCGCCCGCCGCGAGCGGACCGGTCGGTGCTGCGACGAGCGCGGGATTATCCACGCCCTCGAGCGCCGGTATCCCAGCGTCACCCGAACCCGACTCGAGCCGAACCTGCGGACCCTCGTCGGGCGCGGCCTCCTCGCGAACCGCGCGGGAGCCGACGACCGGCCGAGCTACGCCCTGACCGACGAGGGGCGCGCCCTCCTCATCCAGCGCGCCGAGCGCTTCGCGGTCACCTGCGGGATCGGCGCGACCGATCGCGACGCTGGGGCCGGAGCCACCTCGAGCGAGATTCGGAGACGGATACTCGAGGCTCGAGACGAGAAGCCGAAACGGTGTCCCGACTGCGGCGCGGCGGTGCCCGAACGCGATCCGCTGGTCGGCTGGTGGTGCTGTGACGACTGCGGGATCCTCCTCGACGACGACGGCGAGCGGCTGACGTGACGACCGACTGCTGTCGTCCGACGCATCCGGAATCCGGCCGCCGTCCGGGCGATCGAACCCCTCCCAGAAGCTGACTACCACGGTCGCCAACCTGTACGCCCACCTTTCAGCGCCGGTCCAGCGGACAGTACGTCCCTACCGCGGCGGAACGTTCTCGAGGAGGCGACCGTCACACAACGCGATGGAGCGTCGCTAACGCTCGCATCTCGGAGTGGCTACCCGACCGTTGCCGGCGACGGGAACGGGGTTAACGGGCGTCTTTCAGGGGTAACCGGGTCGAAACAATGTGCCGGTGCGCCGTCCGCTGGCAGTGAGACCCCCGTGAGGATGTTCAACCGATCAGTTCAGGATTCGCGATCGCCGGCGAGGGACCGAACGGACGAGCGCGAATCGACGACGGCCGTTCGCCTCGAGGGAGTCACCCACCGCTACGGCTCGAGCGGGGGCCGGTTCCGATCGGGTGACGAGCGCACGGTGACCGCGCTCCGCGACGTCTCCTTCGACGTCCCGACGGGGACCATCGTCGGACTCGAGGGCCCGAGCGGAAGCGGGAAGTCGACGATCCTGCACGCGGTCGCGGGGCTGCTGGTGCCGACGGAGGGCAGCGTGGAACTGCGCGACACCGACCTCGCGGCGCTGTCCGACGGGGAGCGAACCCGGGCGCGGCGACGCCACATCGGGATCGTGTTCCAGCGGTTCCACCTCCTGCCGTCGCTGTCCGCCCGCGCGAACGTCGCCCTGCCGCTCGTGCAGGCGGGCGTCCCCCGGTCCGACCGGCGAGAGCGCGCGACCGACCTGCTCGAGGCGGTCGGCCTGGGCGATCGCACCACGCACCTGCCCGGCGAACTCAGCGGCGGCGAGCGACAGCGGGTCGCGATCGCGCGGGCGCTCTCGACGGACCCGGACGTGATCGTCGCCGACGAGCCGACGGGCGAACTCGACACGGCGACCGGCGGGGACGTCCTCGAGCTCCTGACCGATATCGGGCGCGACCGAGCGGTACTGGTGGCCTCGCACGACGCGGCCACGCTGTCCGTCGCGGACCGCGTCGTCACGCTTCGCGACGGGCGGGTGGACGATGTCCGATGAGACCGACGAGTTACCCGAGGGCGTCGAGACGCGGCGACGAACCCGGTGGTCGGGCCTCGTCGGACTGACGCTCGCGAGGTGGCGCCAGCGGGCGACGGGAACGACGGCGGGCCGGATCGCGTCGACCGTCGGCGCCGTCGCACTGACGATCGCGTTCCTGCTCGTCGTGACGGGCATCGCGCTGGCGCTGGCCGACGGCGGCGCGACGAGCAGGGACGACGCGGACGTCCGTATTACGCCGACCGAGGGGAGCACCCTCTCGTCCGTCGACGGGGTCGAAGGCCCCCGCCTCGGAGCGACGAACGAACGGGCCGGGACGATCCGCTCGCACGACGGCGTCGAGCACGCGTCCCCGGTGCTCGTCGAGACGGCGCGACTCGAGTCGACCGACGGCGACCCGCGGACGGTCCGTCTCGTCGGCGTCGTTCCCGACGGCGAATCGCGGACCGTCGCGGGACTACCGACGGACCGCCTCGAGCCGGGTGACTCCCACTACGCGAACGGATCGTACGACGGCCCGCGAAACGGGGAGATCGTGCTCTCTCGCACCGCCGCCGACCGACTCGACGCGTCAGGCGGCGACGAGCTGGCCGTCTCGAGGGGGCCGATGCAGTCGAACGAGACGGCAGTAACGGTGACGGTTGCGGCCGTGGGGGATGGCGGTGGCGGCGGTGGCGGCAAGGGCAGCGAGGGCGGCGCTCCGATCGCCCTCGTGCACGCGAGCGAACTCCAGTCGCTTTCCGGGGCCGCGGACGGCCAACTCGCCGATCGGGTGTTAGTCTGGGGCAACTCCGACGCGGCGCAGTCGGCCGCCACCGACGCGTATCCCGACGCGTCGGTCGAGATCGCCGGAACCGCCGATCCCACCGCGTTGTTCGAGGACGGCCTGGCGTTCGCGACCAGCGTGATCGCGCTGATCGTCGGCGTGACGATCTGTGCCTCGTTCGTCGCGACGACCATGGGCATGACCGTCGACGAGGACCGGCGGACGCTGGCCGTCCTCGAGTCGATCGGCGTTCCCACTCGCGGTCGCCTCGCCGTCGTCGCGATTTCGACGGGGATCACCACGTTCGTCGGCTCGCTCGTGGGAATCGTCTTCGGCGCGGGAGGGATCGTGGGCGTCAACGCGATCGCCAGCGCGACTATCGCGCCGGGGGCGGTCGCCCAGTTCCATCCCTTGTTCGTCCCGTACGCGATCGCCGTCGCGCTCCTGTCGGGCCTCGTGGCCGTTCCCTACCCGCTCGCGGTAGCCGCGCGAACGTCAGTTCTCTCGGAGGTGGGACGATGAGCGTCGGCGGCGCGGTCGTTCGAACGCGAGCCGTCATCGGACTCGCGCTCGCCCAGCTTCGGCGCTCCCCCGGCCGAACCGTCCTCACCGTGCTCGCGGTCACCCTGGCCGTCCTCTCGGTGACCGTTCTCGCGAGCCTCGGCGTGGGCGTCGTCGAGAAGGGAGAGCAGGGACTGGACAGCGCCGGTCGGGACATCTGGATCTCGCGCTCCCCGGTCGATCCGGGGTCCAGCGGCACTGAAAACCCGATATCTGGCGCTCACGGCACGGCAGCCGAGCTCACCGCGCGGGACGATATCGCCTCGGCCTCGCCGATCGCGATGTACGACGTCTACCTCGGAACGGATCCGTCGGACCTCCAGCGCAGACCCGCGGTCGGCGTCCAGGAGACCCACGACGGCTTCGACTTCGAAGCGGGCCACGGGTTCGAGGTGGACAGGGAGACCGCCGCCAGCCCCCCACCTGACGAGCCCCAGCGCGACGAGATCATTCTCGATCCGCAGGTCGCCGACGAACTGGGCGTCTCGGTCGGCGACACGATCTACGTCGGGACCAGCCGACACACGGCGGAGGCGAACGAGCTCACCGTCATCGGGATCTCGGGCTACTACTCGCAGTACCTCGGCTCGCCGGCGGTGACGGTCCCGCTGGGCGACCTGCAGGCCATCGCCGGCACGTCGGGAACTGACCGGGCGACCTACCTCACCGCCGACGTGGCGGACGGCGCCGACCGCGACGCCGTGGCGGCAGAGCTCGGCGAGGCGTATCCCGAGTACGACGTTCGGACCAGCGATAATCAGGTACAGTCGATGCTCGAGGAGCGCACGATGGTGCTCGCGAGCGGCGCGACGCTGGTCGGGCTCGCCGTCCTCGGCGGAATCGTCCTGACGGCCAACCTGTTCGCGCTCGTGGCCCACCAGCAGCGCGAGGAACTGGCGGCCCTCCGTGCGATCGGCCTCTCTCGCCGGCTGCTCGCCGGCACGATCGGCACGCAGGGGCTCGTCATCGGTCTGCTCGGCGGCCTGCTCGCCGTCGCGGTGACGCCGCTAGCCGTGATCGGGTTGAACCGGTTCTCGGCGTCGGTGCTCGGCTTCGAGCGTCTCCTCCGGACGCCGCCCGAGGTCTACGCGGGCGGGTTCGCGCTCGCGCTCGGTGCCGGAACGATCGTCGCGATCGTCGCCGGCTGGCGCGCCGGCCGCTACGCTCGTATCGAGCATCTCCAGGCCTGATACGGTCTGGTGTACCGATGTACCGGAGCAACCGCAGGACGGTTCGCGGTTGCTCCGGAACTGACTGACAACAGTCCGTATGAGACCCTCGAGGCCTGAACCCGAACCAGCGGTACTGACCGAGTCCCGTCGACGCTGCCGGCTTTCGCACGCCGAACCCACTTGCCGGCCGGACCCGTACGTCTCGTGATGCGACTACGAACACCTGCTCGAGATCGATCGCCCTCGGCGGCGTCCGGATCGGAATCGACGGCTGACGCTTCCTCGACGAGCGGCCTCGCCAGACACCTTCTCACCGCCGTCGGGATCATCGCGCTCGCGTACGCCGTGTCGCGGCTTCTGGACTCGAGGGAGTCGATCCCCGCGGTCGAGGAAATCCGAGAGCGAGCCGTGGAGACCGTTCCGGACGAGGTCCAGAGCCGAGCCGTCGACGCCGTCCCCGACGATCGGATCGAGACGATACGGAACCGAACCGGTCAGACCGTTCCCGACGATGTCACTGAGATTTCCATCGACGGGCCCAGGAACGAAGCGGCCGAGGCCGGGTCCGATCCCGACTCGTCCACCGAGACGATCGAGAGCGGCGACGAGTCCGACGTGACGGGGCTGAACGAGGACGATACCGACGAACTCGACGAAGGGAGAACGGACGAGGACGGCGACGACGCGGTCGACGCGGAGTCCGATAGCGATCACGATGCGGGACTCGAGGAGTGAGTCGTCCCGCGGTGAAGGCGACAGCGAGACGATAGCATGACGAAATCGGAATGACAGCGAGACGAAAGCGGAAGGAAAGCGGAAGGAAAGCAGAAGGAAAGCGGAACGATAGCGAGGAGAAATACACGGCGTCGGTCGCGGGTAACTGGCCGAAAACGTGGTCCTTATCCGCCGTTCGTCCCTAGCGCGTTTCGATGACTGACGGGGACGTCGCGGCGTTTACGCACCTCGGGTCGACGGTTCGGGGAGCGCTCTCCGAACGCGGCTTCTCGCAGCCGACGGCGCCGCAGCGACTGGCGATTCCGCCGCTGTCGGCCGGCGAGAACACGCTCGTGATCGCGCCCACCGGGAGCGGCAAGACCGAGACGGCGATGTTGCCCGTCTTCGACCACCTCGTGGCGGACGACGGTGAGCCGAGCACACCGAGGCAATCCTCGTCGGAGGATCCCGCCGACGGCGGTCCGCCGGAGGGATTCGGCGTGCTCTACATCACCCCACTACGGGCGCTCAACCGCGACATGCGCGAGCGCCTCGAGTGGTGGGGCGACTACCTCGGCCTCGAGGTCGACGTTCGCCACGGCGACACGACCCAGTACCAGCGGGGGAAACAGGCCGAGGATCCCCCGGACGTGCTGATCACGACCCCCGAAACCGTGCAAGCGATGCTCACCGGCAAGCGGCTGCGGGAGGCGCTCGCGGACGTCTCTCACGTCGTGATCGACGAAGTCCACGAACTCGCAGCGTCCAAGCGGGGCGCGCAGTTGGCGATCGGCCTCGAGCGACTCCGGGACCTGGCGGGGCCGTTCCAGCGGATCGGGCTCTCGGCGACCGTCGGCGATCCGGGAGAGGTCGGCCAGTTCCTCACTGGCGGCCGCCCCTGCGAGATTCGCGAGATCGACGTCGGGAGCAACGTCGACGTGACGGTCCGCGAGCCCGCCGTGACCGAGGAAGACGAACGACTGGCCGGCGAACTCATGACCGAAGCCGACACGGCCAGTCACGTCCGGCTGATCCGGGATCTGGTCGACGAACACGAATCGACACTGATCTTCGTCAACACGCGGCAGACGGCCGAAGCGCTGGGGTCGCGGTTCAAGGAACTCGACCTGCCGATCGGCGTCCACCACGGCTCGCTCTCGAAGGAGGCCCGGATCGACGTCGAGGACCGGTTCAAGGCCGGCGAAATCGACGGCCTCCTCTGTACGTCCTCGATGGAGCTCGGGATCGACGTGGGGCAGGTCGATCACGTGATCCAGTACAAGAGTCCCCGACAGGTTACCCGCCTCCTCCAGCGGATCGGTCGCGCGGGCCACCGACAGGACGAGGTCTCGAGCGGCACGATCGTCACGACGCGACCCGACGACACCTTCGAAGCGCTGGCGATCGCCCGCCGGGCCCGCGACGGCGAGGTCGAGCCGGCGGCGATCCACGAGGGGAGTCTGGACGTGGTCGCGAATCAGCTGCCGGCGATCGTCCAGAGTCGCGGCGACACGTACGTCGACGACGCCGCCGAAACCGTAAGGCGGTCGTATCCCTTCCGGAACGTCCCCGAAGCGACTATTCGCGAGATCGTCTCCGAACTCCACCGGAATCGGATTCTGTGGTTCGACGAGGCCGAAGATCGCATCGAGACGACCGGCGGCACCTGGCAGTACGTCTACGCCAATCTCTCGATGATCCCCGACGAGGAGACCTACGAGGTCCACGACATCGCATCGGGAGGCCAGATCGGGACCCTGGACGAGCGCTTCGTGGTCAACTTCGCCCAGCCCGGCGAGGTGTTCATCCAGCGCGGTGAGATGTGGCGGATCGCCGAGATCGACGACGAGGAGGCCCGGGTCAAGGTCAGTCCGATCGAGGACCCCGCGGGCGAGGTGCCGTCGTGGATCGGCCAGGAGATTCCCGTCCCCGCCGCGGTCGCCGGCGAGGTTGGCGAAATTCGGGCCGTCGCGGAGCCCCAATTGGAAACCGGTGCCGACGCCGCCGCAGTCGGCCGCGAACTCGCGGGCCGCTATCCGGCCGACGAGTACACCCTGACCGAGGCCTGCGCGCAACTCGAGGCCCAGATCGACGCCGGCGCGCCGATGCCGACGGCGGATCGACTGGTGCTCGAGCGGCAGGGCCGGACGATCGTGCTCAACGCCCCCTTCGGCCACACGGCGAACGAGACGCTCGGACGAATTCTCTCGGCACTGCTGGGCCAGCGCGCGGGGTCGTCCGTCGGCCTCGAGACCGATCCCTACCGGATCGAACTCGAGGTGCCGAACTCGATCGCGACGAGCGACGTGCTCGCGGTGCTCGAGGAGACCGACCCTGACCACGTCGAGGCGATCGTCGAACTCGGGCTCAAGCGCTCGGACGCGCTCGCCTTCCGCCTCGCACAGGTCTCGGCGAAGTTCGGCGCGCTCAAGCGCTGGCAGAATCAGGGGTCGGGCCGCATCTCGAACGACCGCTTGCTCGCCGCGCTCGAGGACACGCCGATGTACGAGGAGGCGATTCGGGAGGTGTTCCACGAGGACCTCGACATCGAACGCGCGAGTTCGGTGCTCGAGCGGGCCCAGTCGGGGGACCTCGAGCTGGTGACCCACCGCGGGCGCACGCCGGTCGGACTGGGCGGTCGTTCGTCGGGTGGCAAGGAACTCCTCGCGCCCGAAAACGCCGATGCGAGCGTCATCAAGACGGTCAAGGAGCGGATTCAAGACGACCGCGTCATTCTGCTGTGTACCCACTGCACCGAGTGGAAGGTGAAGACGAAAGTCAAGCGGGTGCCCGACCAACCCGAGTGTCCCGAGTGCGGGTCGACGCGGATCGCCTCCCTGAACCCGTGGGCCGACGAGGTCGTGCAAGCGGTCCGGTCGCAGGAAAAGGACGACGAGCAGCGGGAGATGACCGAACGCGCGTTCCGGGCCGCGGGCCTCGTCCAGAGCCACGGCAAGCAGGCCGTCATCGCGATGGCCGCCCGCGGCGTCGGCCCCCACAACGCCGCTCAGATCATCAACAAACTTCGCGAGGACGAAGCCGAATTCTATCGGGACATCCTCTCGAAGGAGCGCGAGTACGCCCGGACGCAGGCGTTCTGGGACTGACGGGCGCTCAGGAGTGACGATCGGCGTCCGACCGACTGACCCCCCGCCACACCTCGTTCCACAGTCCTTATCTACGCTACGACCAAATTCGGGTCAATGAATCCCGGCCCGTCAAATGACCCGTCCGCGGCTGCGGACGAGTCCGAAGCCGGTTCGTACCCCGCCCGGCTAGAGGGGCTACTCGAGGCGGCGGACGTCGCCTGTTTTCGAGCGACGCCGTCCGGGACGATCGTCGCTGTCAACGACGCGTTCACGCGGCTGACGGGCTACGCGCGGAGCGAACTCGACGAGCGGCCGTTCGACGCGCTTTTCGACGACGGAACGAG containing:
- a CDS encoding PadR family transcriptional regulator, yielding MLPDPRPPTWIQLTAFQRDCLEAVARRERTGRCCDERGIIHALERRYPSVTRTRLEPNLRTLVGRGLLANRAGADDRPSYALTDEGRALLIQRAERFAVTCGIGATDRDAGAGATSSEIRRRILEARDEKPKRCPDCGAAVPERDPLVGWWCCDDCGILLDDDGERLT
- a CDS encoding ABC transporter ATP-binding protein, which produces MFNRSVQDSRSPARDRTDERESTTAVRLEGVTHRYGSSGGRFRSGDERTVTALRDVSFDVPTGTIVGLEGPSGSGKSTILHAVAGLLVPTEGSVELRDTDLAALSDGERTRARRRHIGIVFQRFHLLPSLSARANVALPLVQAGVPRSDRRERATDLLEAVGLGDRTTHLPGELSGGERQRVAIARALSTDPDVIVADEPTGELDTATGGDVLELLTDIGRDRAVLVASHDAATLSVADRVVTLRDGRVDDVR
- a CDS encoding ABC transporter permease, which encodes MSDETDELPEGVETRRRTRWSGLVGLTLARWRQRATGTTAGRIASTVGAVALTIAFLLVVTGIALALADGGATSRDDADVRITPTEGSTLSSVDGVEGPRLGATNERAGTIRSHDGVEHASPVLVETARLESTDGDPRTVRLVGVVPDGESRTVAGLPTDRLEPGDSHYANGSYDGPRNGEIVLSRTAADRLDASGGDELAVSRGPMQSNETAVTVTVAAVGDGGGGGGGKGSEGGAPIALVHASELQSLSGAADGQLADRVLVWGNSDAAQSAATDAYPDASVEIAGTADPTALFEDGLAFATSVIALIVGVTICASFVATTMGMTVDEDRRTLAVLESIGVPTRGRLAVVAISTGITTFVGSLVGIVFGAGGIVGVNAIASATIAPGAVAQFHPLFVPYAIAVALLSGLVAVPYPLAVAARTSVLSEVGR
- a CDS encoding ABC transporter permease; this encodes MSVGGAVVRTRAVIGLALAQLRRSPGRTVLTVLAVTLAVLSVTVLASLGVGVVEKGEQGLDSAGRDIWISRSPVDPGSSGTENPISGAHGTAAELTARDDIASASPIAMYDVYLGTDPSDLQRRPAVGVQETHDGFDFEAGHGFEVDRETAASPPPDEPQRDEIILDPQVADELGVSVGDTIYVGTSRHTAEANELTVIGISGYYSQYLGSPAVTVPLGDLQAIAGTSGTDRATYLTADVADGADRDAVAAELGEAYPEYDVRTSDNQVQSMLEERTMVLASGATLVGLAVLGGIVLTANLFALVAHQQREELAALRAIGLSRRLLAGTIGTQGLVIGLLGGLLAVAVTPLAVIGLNRFSASVLGFERLLRTPPEVYAGGFALALGAGTIVAIVAGWRAGRYARIEHLQA
- a CDS encoding DEAD/DEAH box helicase, which produces MTDGDVAAFTHLGSTVRGALSERGFSQPTAPQRLAIPPLSAGENTLVIAPTGSGKTETAMLPVFDHLVADDGEPSTPRQSSSEDPADGGPPEGFGVLYITPLRALNRDMRERLEWWGDYLGLEVDVRHGDTTQYQRGKQAEDPPDVLITTPETVQAMLTGKRLREALADVSHVVIDEVHELAASKRGAQLAIGLERLRDLAGPFQRIGLSATVGDPGEVGQFLTGGRPCEIREIDVGSNVDVTVREPAVTEEDERLAGELMTEADTASHVRLIRDLVDEHESTLIFVNTRQTAEALGSRFKELDLPIGVHHGSLSKEARIDVEDRFKAGEIDGLLCTSSMELGIDVGQVDHVIQYKSPRQVTRLLQRIGRAGHRQDEVSSGTIVTTRPDDTFEALAIARRARDGEVEPAAIHEGSLDVVANQLPAIVQSRGDTYVDDAAETVRRSYPFRNVPEATIREIVSELHRNRILWFDEAEDRIETTGGTWQYVYANLSMIPDEETYEVHDIASGGQIGTLDERFVVNFAQPGEVFIQRGEMWRIAEIDDEEARVKVSPIEDPAGEVPSWIGQEIPVPAAVAGEVGEIRAVAEPQLETGADAAAVGRELAGRYPADEYTLTEACAQLEAQIDAGAPMPTADRLVLERQGRTIVLNAPFGHTANETLGRILSALLGQRAGSSVGLETDPYRIELEVPNSIATSDVLAVLEETDPDHVEAIVELGLKRSDALAFRLAQVSAKFGALKRWQNQGSGRISNDRLLAALEDTPMYEEAIREVFHEDLDIERASSVLERAQSGDLELVTHRGRTPVGLGGRSSGGKELLAPENADASVIKTVKERIQDDRVILLCTHCTEWKVKTKVKRVPDQPECPECGSTRIASLNPWADEVVQAVRSQEKDDEQREMTERAFRAAGLVQSHGKQAVIAMAARGVGPHNAAQIINKLREDEAEFYRDILSKEREYARTQAFWD